Proteins from a genomic interval of Panthera tigris isolate Pti1 chromosome A2, P.tigris_Pti1_mat1.1, whole genome shotgun sequence:
- the S1PR5 gene encoding sphingosine 1-phosphate receptor 5, whose protein sequence is MEPGLLRPAPVSEVIVLHYNYTGKLRGARYQPGAGLRADAVVFLAVCALIVLENLAVLIVLGRHSRFHAPMFLLLGSLTLSDLLAGAVYAANILLSGPLTLRLSPTLWFAREGGVFVALAASVLSLLAIALERRLTMARRGPAPASRWGRTLALVAAAWGVSVLLGLLPSLGWNCLGRLDACSTVLPLYAKAYVLFCVLAFLGILAAICALYARIYCQVRANARRLRERPRAAGGASARARHTPRSLALLRTLSVVLLAFVVCWGPLFLLLLLDVACPARACPVLLQADPFLGLAMANSLLNPIIYTLTNRDLRNALLCLGRRGRCPCGGGHGASQGSESAAGASGRLSRSLPPGLDGSSSRSERSSPQRDGPDTSGSTGGPGAPTAARTLVPAPAAD, encoded by the coding sequence ATGGAGCCCGGGCTGCTGCGGCCGGCGCCGGTGAGCGAGGTCATCGTCTTGCATTACAACTACACAGGCAAGCTTCGCGGAGCACGCTACCAGCCCGGCGCCGGGCTGCGTGCGGACGCTGTCGTGTTCCTGGCCGTGTGCGCGCTCATCGTGCTGGAGAACTTGGCGGTGCTGATCGTGCTTGGGCGCCACTCGCGCTTCCACGCGCCCATGTTCCTGCTCCTGGGCAGCCTTACGCTGTCCGACCTGCTGGCGGGCGCGGTCTATGCCGCCAACATCCTGCTGTCGGGGCCTCTCACGCTGCGCCTGTCGCCCACGCTCTGGTTCGCGCGCGAAGGGGGCGTCTTCGTGGCGCTCGCCGCGTCCGTGCTGAGCCTCCTGGCCATCGCGCTCGAGCGCCGCCTCACCATGGCCCGCCGAGGACCCGCACCCGCCTCCCGTTGGGGACGCACGCTGGCGCTGGTGGCCGCCGCCTGGGGCGTGTCGGTGCTTCTCGGACTACTGCCCTCGCTCGGCTGGAACTGCCTGGGCCGCCTGGACGCCTGCTCCACCGTCCTGCCGCTCTACGCCAAGGCCTACGTGCTCTTCTGTGTGCTCGCCTTCCTCGGCATCCTGGCCGCCATCTGCGCGCTCTACGCGCGCATCTACTGCCAGGTGCGTGCCAACGCGCGCCGCCTGCGGGAGCGCCCCCGGGCCGCCGGGGGCGCCTCGGCTCGGGCACGCCACACGCCGCGCTCGCTGGCCCTGCTGCGCACGCTCAGCGTGGTGCTCCTGGCCTTCGTGGTGTGTTGGGgccctctcttcctgctgctcTTACTCGACGTGGCGTGCCCAGCGCGCGCCTGCCCCGTGCTCCTGCAGGCCGACCCCTTCCTGGGTCTGGCCATGGCCAACTCGCTTCTGAACCCGATCATTTACACGCTCACCAACCGCGACCTGCGCAACGCTCTCCTGTGTCTCGGCCGCCGCGGCCGCTGCCCCTGCGGCGGAGGGCACGGCGCTTCCCAGGGGTCCGAGAGCGCGGCTGGGGCTTCGGGACGCTTGAGCCGCTCGCTGCCCCCTGGCTTGGACGGCAGCTCCAGCCGCTCCGAGCGCTCCTCACCCCAGCGGGACGGGCCGGACACTAGCGGCTCCACTGGCGGCCCGGGTGCGCCCACAGCCGCCCGGACCCTGGTACCGGCACCTGCCGCAGACTGA